CGCCTCGTCGTCAAACCAGATCACAGCTTCGCGTTCGATCAGCCAGGATAGCGGCGCCCCGAGGCGCTGCGCTGCGTCGATGACGGCAGCCGCCGATGGCAACGCCGAACGCTCAAGGATCGGCGTGTTGAAATGCTGGGCGGACGCGGCAAGTAATTCATCTTCGGAGATCGCGCCCATCCGCACCAAGGTCGGCCCGACGGGCGCGCCCGTCTGGGTGGTCACGCGAACGGCCTCGGCCAGATCGGCAATCGAGACGAGATTGCGCTCGATGAGAATGTCTTCGAGGCGGCGCATAGTTGGTTCCATGGATATCCGCGCCGAGGCTAGACTTGGATTGCGTGCGCTCCAAGCGGTGGCAAGCCGCGCGCGAAGATTCTAGCGCCCGTGGGGAAATGCATCGGAAACGCTGCGCGAAGGGCGAGCGCGATGCCGAACGCTCGGCTACACTGGTAAGGCTTGGCGCGGGGAAAACATGGCAGCGCGCATTAACTTTAAACGTCGACGGCGCGATGGCCGCGCAGGCGAGTTGGGCTACAGCCTGCTCGAAGTGCTGATCGTGCTGGCGATCATCGCATTGGTGGCGGCGTTGGTTGGCCCGCGCCTGATCGCACAGCTGGATAGGTCCAAGGTCACGGCCGCGCGCGTCCAGATCACGGCGCTGATGTCGTCGATGGAAACGATGCGGATCGATCTTGGCCGCTACCCCACAGAAAGCGAGGGTCTCGACCTGCTCGTGCGCGCGCCGAACGGTGAGAGCGACGGCGTTTGGGCGGGGCCCTACCTGGACGCAGGTGTTCCGGAAGATCCATGGGGGCGGCCGTATGTGTATGAGCCGCCCGCGAATTTGAATGCGCGGCCGCGTATCGCGAGCTTGGGCGCCGATGGCGAACCCGGCGGGGAAGATATCGCCGCCGACATTTCGGTCGGCGATCCGCCATGACGAAGCACGCGCGCACGGGCGAACAGGGCCTGAGCGTGCTGGAGGCTCTGATCGTCACGGCGATCACGGCGATGCTGATTGTGCTCCTTTTGCCGCTGGCGCCGCGCGGCATGCGGCGCGACTACGCGGTGGCCGAAACGGCGATCGCCACTGGCGCCGCGATGCGTGCGGAACGAGCATTTCATGCGGTTTTAAGCGGATTCGCATTGCCTCCCGGTCCGCGCGAGCCTGGCCAGGTCGAGGCCGTCATACGCGGCAATCGTATCGGCTTGGCCGGCCAATTCCTCGCAATCCAGGAAAGCCCCTGCGCCCGCGCGGGCGTAGAGGGCGCAGCGCGCGTGTTCGTACGGCGCGACGGCGCCGGCGGCGCGCTCGTTTGCGAGGGACCGCACGGCGCGGCTGATTTGCTGCGCTGGGCGGAGGGGCGCGCATCGTTTTCCTACAGCGCCGATGCTGTGAACTGGACGCAGACCTGGCCGGTAGGGCGTGCCCAAGGCGCACCCGACGCGCAGTCCGTGCTGGTAAGGTTCACGCTCGCCTCGCGCGCGACCGGCGATAGCGAATGGATCGGCCGCGCGGGCGCGACTGAACCCGTCGATCTTGGCGCGGCGCCTGCGGAATCGCCTGCCAATGCTCCCGCGAGCGCGCCATGAGGCGAGGGGCCGAGCAGGGTTATGTGATGCTGGTCGCGGCGGTGACGATCGCGGCCTTGGCGCTTGCCGTGATGGTGGCCGCACGCGCCCAAACCGATTTGGGGCCCGCTTTAAGGCGGCTGAGCGACGAAGTACGTCTGGAGGCGGCGGCGCAAACCGCGGAAGCGCGCGTGGCGTTTCTGTTGACGACCGAACCCGTTGGACTGGCGGCGATCGAAGTCGGCGGCGATCGCAATCTCGCGCAGGATGCGGCTGCTGCGGAGACGCGGCGCGGCATCGATACGGGCGCGGTCATCCGGGTGCGTCTCGATGGGCTAGGCTACGGCGTCCAACTAGGCCAAGCCCAGGCGCTGGTCTCGATCCAGGACGAGGCCGGTTTGCTCAATCTTAACGCCGCCGATGAAACCGCGACCCGCGCGCTACTGGCGTATGCCGGCGCTGCGCGCGTTGCGCCGTTGGCGGCGGCCTTGGTCGACTATATCGATGCCGATGACCTACAGCGTGCGTCTGGCGCCGAAGCGGACGATTATGCGCGCGCCGGTCTTGCCGGGCCAGCGAACGCGCCACTGCGAACGCGGACAACCGCGCTTGAGGTTCTCGGCTGGCGCGCTGAGCTTTCAGGCGCGTCACGCGGCCCGTTCTTCAACTGGACCAGTGCGCAACCCGCGACCCAAGCACTTAACGTCAATACAGCGCCAGCCGAAGTTTTGCGCGCGAGGCTCAATCTTGACGCGCGAACAACGCGGACGTTGATCGCCCATCGCGAGCGTACGCCATTTCTCTCACTGGACGAAATCGAGGGCTTCGCGGGGGCGCAAACCCGCGCCGACGCCGCGCCGATCGGCATCGCGCCGGGAACGCGTTTCAGGATTACAACAAGGCTAATTAACGCGCGTGGGGGCGCGCAAAGCATCCATGAAAGCCAATTGGTTGTCGCCAATGGCGAGAGTTCGCAGCCCGTGTATTGGAGACAAGGGGCGGTGCGCCGCGAAGATCGCGGCGCCGTTTCGCGCGGCATGATGAATGGCATTGAGTTTCTTCCAAACGGCAGAGCCAACTTTCCTTCGTGAAGACGGAAGCTTGGTGAACGCGGCGGGAGATCCCGTTGCGCCGGCTGATGTGAAGACACTGGCCTTGAGCCGCGCGTTCTGCCGTTTTCACAATTTCCGCGCGCCACCGGGCGCGACCGCTTCGCAGATCGCACGCGCTGCGCGTTTGGCGGGGGAGGCGCAGGCGCCGTTCGCCGACACTGGCCGGCTGATCCTTCGCGCCAGCGGCGGCGCTGCTATCTGGTTGTGGGACAAAACGAAGATCGCGGAGATCTTCGGAACACGCGCCGTTGAAGCAGCGCCAGAGAGCGTGTTTGCGGCGGCGGGCGAGGGGTGGCGCGTAACCGAGGTGCTTGACGGGTACGAGGCGCAATATTGGCGAGACAGCGCGCTTCGCGCGTCCACCTGGCGACGCCAACACTTCACCGACGACCAATGGCGCCTGTTCGTCAGCAGCGTTGACGATGCAATTGCGCCAGCGCCGGCGAGCCCGCCAATCGCGGAAAAGCCTTTGTTTGATGGTGCTAGCGCGTGGCGGCGTCAGCAGATCAAGCCACCCTTGACCTGGGCGGACGCCGAGCGCGGCGCGGCCACCGCGGCGTTCTGCGCGGCCGGTGTGGCTGCGTTCTTCCTTGGTCAGGCGCTACGCTTGGAATCCGAAGCGCAAGCGGCGACGCGTCAGGCGGCCGAGATCGCAGAGGCGCTCAGCGCCGACCCGCGCGCACGGCGTGCGGAATCGCAACTCACGCTCATTTCGCGCTACCGCAACGAGATTGAGACGCCGGACGTCTTGGGCGCGGCGTCGGATGCGTTCGACGTACTTAACAGATTTGGCCTGTCGCCGGACGATTGGGGCGTCGACGAGGCCGGCCTTCGGATCACGGTGCTGAATGCGGATGGCGCGCCGGTGCGCGACATTGTCGCCGCCCTCGAGGCGACGGATTCGCTCAACGATGTCGAGCCGATCTTTCGCGGACGCGGCCAGGGGCTTGAGTTCAACGCCGCGCTCACGGCGCCCCGTCCATGAAGGCCCAGATCGACGCCCTTATCGCGCGCTGGGGTGCGCTGAGCGCACGGGAACGCGCTGGCGCGGCGGTTCTGCTTGCGCTGTTCATGGTGGGCGCCGCTTCAGGCGCCGCCGACTGGATGTTCAACGCGCAAGAAAAGGCACGCCAGGCGCGCGAAGCGCAGGTGCGCATCGAAGCCGTGTCTGGCCTCCAACAGGATGAAGCTTGGCGTGGGCGCGTCGCCGAAGCCGCAGGGCGGGTCTGGGCCTGGTCGGTGGTTGAGCCTACCGAGAGCATTGCGCGCGCGCGGGCCATGGCTGAGCTCGAAGCATTGGTTCAGGGCGCCGGTGTGAGTGACGCCAGCGTGACAGCCGTCGAGGCGGAGGAAGGCGCGGAGGGAGCGCCGCTCGGCCCGCTCGATTTCGTGATCGAGGGCGATTTTGATTGGGCGGCAGTGAGCGCGCTTTTGACGAATTTCGAGCAAAGCCCTCTCAGCGTGTCCACCACTGCAATGGACGTACGCGGCAGCGCCGACGGAGCGCCACGCTTCAGCATGACCGTGCGCCTTTCCTTCGTGGATGAGGATTTCGGCGCATGAACCTCGCGCCCTACATCGTCGCTGGCGTTCTGACGCTTGGGTTTGGCGCAGGGTGGGTGAGCGCGCGCGTTCAAGGCGTTGACCAAGGCGCGACCGCAATGGCTTCACTCGACAATCTGCATCATGGCGGCGCCCTTGCCGCCAACGTGGTTAACAGATGGCAAACGCTTGGCGTCGTCGCAGAACCGGTCGTTGACGAAGCGAGTGGCGCTCCGGCGCCGCCACCGCCCCCTGACATCGCCGTGCTGTTCCGCCGCGATCTAACAGCGATCGAGACCACCCCTGACGGCGGGCGGTTCGTTTGGGTGGTTGATGTGATGGAGCCAAGGCTGCGCCGGAAAATCGCGCGTGGTCAGGTCTATCGCGATGGCTGGCGGGTGAACGCGATCAGCGACCAAACGATTGAGCTGCGCAGGCGGCGCGAGCGCCGCGAAATCGCGGTGTTTAGCGCGCCCAACATGGTTAGCGAGCCGTAAATGCACGCGCCGTCATCCCTACGAAAATTGCATGAACTCGACACGGGGAGGGCGCCATGGAAGCGTTCGCACCCCGATGCGGTGAGCTTGTGACCCAGTCTAGCGCACGATTCCCCTTACGGTTGACGGCGGCTCTCGCGGCAGCACTTGCTGTGCAAGGTTGCGCCGCTTTTCCCCGATTGCAGGCGGCGCCGCAGCGTTGGCTCTTGTCCGCGCGGAGCGATGCGGCAGATGCGCGAAACACGCCGCGTGGCGGCGCCGTTGAGGTGCTGCAGAACGCCCCGGCGACAACGCAGACGCCGATCCCGTCAGCAGGCGCGAGCGACGAGCAGATCGCCGCGCTGATCGCCGACCGCGAAATCGAAGCGACGCTGCCACCGCAACCGCTGCCGCAATTCATCGACACCGTGTTCGGCCAGCTGCTGCAAGTGCCTTATGTGACGGGACCTGGCGTATCGCAGCGCGAGGACATTGTCGCGGTGCGCGGGCCGAACGCCATGTCGGGCCGGCAATTTTTCGCGCTTGTCCAGATGACGCTCGAACAATACGGCCTCGCCGTCCAGATCGATCGCGGTGCTGTGCGCATCATCGCCGACGATGTGCTCAGTGGGCGCTCGCCAGTGTTCATTCGCACGCGAACCTTGCCGGATACGCCGGCCTATTCGCGTCCGGTGGTGCAATTCTTCGCGGTGTCATCGCTCGACGTGCGCTCGCTCGTTGAGTTGATGGACCAGGTTTACCCAAATCGCGGCGCCGTGCGCTTCAGCGTGCGGGAAGACACGAATACGCTGCTGATCAGCGGCTCGGCGCGGGAAGTTGCGTCAGCGGCGGCTGTGATCTCCGAACTTGACCGCCCACGCTTCGCGGCGGGTGAAATCGCGCGCGTCCAGCCGACCTATATGTCCGTGGACGAGCTTTCGGACGCGCTCTCGCGCACGCTGACAGCGGAGGGCTACGTTGTCACTGGCGTGCGCGCCCCTGACGGCGCAGGGGCGATTACGCTCTTGTCGATCGCGCAGGCCAACCAGATGCTGGTGTTCGCAAATGATCCAGCTTTGTTCGCGCGCGCGCTTTATTGGATCCAGCAATTGGACCAGGCGTCCGCTCTCGGTGATCGCGACGGCGTCTTCATTTATGACGTGCGCAACACCAGCGCCGAAGAATTGGGGCAGCTGATCGCACAAGTCAGCCCCGGAGAGGCGCAGGGCGGCGGGGCCGTGAACAATCCCCCAGAGGTCGCTGTGCGTCGTGTCGATGGCCAGCGTATCGGTCAACGCTTCGACCCAAACCAAGCCGGCGCGGCGACGACACTAGGCGCATTCACCATTGATCCCGCTGGCAACCGCATCCTTTTCCGCGGCTCGCCGAGTGAGTTCGCACACGCGCGCAGTCTGCTTGAGCAGCTCGATACGCCGCCGCTGCAGGTGATGGTCGAGCTCACAGTGGCGGAGGTGACGCTCACCGACGAGACGCGCTTCGGCATTGAGTGGTTTTTGCAATCGTCGTCGAACGACGGGACGTTGAACTTAGACACACGCGGCGGTTCGACCCGCCAGCAAGGCGGGCTCGGCGCGACGGCGACGCACATCTTTTCGCGCGGAACGGTGCAGGCAGCACTCAACGCCTTCGCATCGAACCAGAACCTCAACATTCTCTCGACGCCGCGCTTGGTGGCGCGTTCTGGCAGCTCGGCGGAAATCCTGATCGGCACCGACGTGCCGATCATCACGTCGCAACGTGCCGCCGATACGCAGGCCGGCGGCGACACCGACATCCTGCAGACGGTGCAGTATCGCCAGACCGGCGTGATCTTGAACGTGCGGCCGATTGTTTACGGCGACCGCATCGACATCGAGCTCTACCAGGAAGTGTCGAGCCAAGAACCGAACGACAATTCCAGCATCGCGAGTCCTTTGATCCTCAATCGCAGCGTCAGCACACAGCTCTCGCTGCAAGAGGGCATGACGGCTGTCATTGGCGGCATGATGCAGGACAGCTACTCGCGCAATCAGCGTGGCGTCCCCGCTTTGAAGGACATCCCGTTCCTCGGCTCGGCCTTCCGCAGCGATACCGTCGATGGGTCCAAGGTCGAACTGGTGATCCTGGTGACGCCCTACATCATCCGCGACGCCGATGAGATGGCGGATCTCGCGGACCTTTACTCACGCTCCGTGAACCGCCAGCTCAGTCGACGCGGACCGCAAGTTTATACGTTGTACCCGTGGCGCCCGCCTTTTTCGGCGCCGGTGAACCATCGCGCGCGTCCGCGCGCGGACGCGGAATTGGAAAACGGTGTGGCTTCGGCGGTTGAGGTTGACGCCGCGCCGACGGAGTCTCCGCCCGCCGAGCAGGCGCCTGAGCCCCAGCAACTCGCGCCGTCGGGCGAGCCCGTCACCTAGTCCGAAATCAGGCCCCAGCCGAAAATGGGATCGCGGCCTGGTCGGCCGAGATCGACAGCGCTTGCGCGCAAGGCATCGATGGCCGCGCGAGCGTGCGATGCGGACGGGCGCGCGTGTCGCGCCGCTAAACGCGCCGCCACATAAGGCGCTGCAAACGAGGTTCCTGAAACGCGGACCATGTTCGGCCCAAGCGGCACTTCAACATCCACGCCAGGTGCGGCGAAGGCGATGTAGTCGCCGCGATTGGCGCGGCGGTAGGCGTGGTTGGTGTTGTCAACGGCAGTTACGGCGACCGCGCCATCAAGTGCGGCGGGAAAGCTCGGCGCGCCAAGCGGCCCGCTGTTGCCCGCGGCGGCCACGATAATGTGTCCGCGTTGCGTCGCGCGGCGAACGATGTCGGTCAGCAGGGGATTGTCCGGTCCTTCGATTGAAATGTTCACAACCGGCACGCCGCTTACGATCATCCAATCGATGGCCGCGACAATCGCGTCCGCCGAGGCAGCGAGATCGCCGTCCGACGCCACGCCAAACACGTCGGCGATTTGCACACGCACGCCGGAAGCGGCCGCGATGGCGGCGACCACGGACCCGTGTTCGCGCGGCGCGTAGGCAGAATTGCCAAATGCACGTGTGGCGACCACTGAGCCTCTGCGTAGGAAGGTCGTGTCAGCGCCGGTATCGATGATGCCCAACACGCCACGCGATGCGCTTTGATTGCGCCGTGCCGATGGTGACGATGCGACCAAGGATGACGCTTGCGCGCTGCGGAAAATCGTGTTGCGCGAAACGATTGCGTTGGGCGCGAGCGCGCGTATCGCGGCGACGGCATCGTCGACGCTCATGCCCGTTGGCGTCAGTAGCCGGGCCACCACGCGTCCATCGGCGGACATCCGGCGTTCGGAGATGATGGCGAAGCCGCGCGCGGCCACGAGTGCGACGTCCCGCGGCGTGGCGAGTAGCAAGGCTTCGTCGCGAACAAACTCGAAGCCATCTTCGTCTCGGTCGATGTAGAGCGGATGCTCAAGATGCGATTCAGTGTCGTGGCGAAGCTCTAACGCCGCATGGTCGGCCGTGGCTTCGCCATGCGAGCCAGACCCAGAACCGCTGTTTTCGCCTGCGTCCGCGCCACCGCTTTCGCCTCCGCTGGAGCCTGAGTCGGAGCCGGAATTGTCTTCCCCGTATTCGTGATCGTCGCCGGACCCCGACCCCGATCCTGAATTGTCCTCGTAGTCGTCATCGTCCGAGCCGCCGGACGGCGCTTCGTAATCGTCGTCACCGGAGCCCGAGCCAGAATTGTCATGATCATCGTCCCGGTCATCACCAGAGCCAGGCCCGGAATTGTCGTCACGATCTTGCTCGTAATCGCTGCCTGAGCCCGATCCTGAATTGTCGCGATCGTCGTCTCGGTCCTCGTCGCGGTCGTCTCCCGAGCCGGGGCCGGAATTGTCGCGGTCGTCGTCGCGATCATCATCACGTCCCGAACCAGAACCGGATGAATCGGCGTCGTCATCGTCTTCGTCGTAGTCACGCGTTCCTTCGCTGCCGTGACCAGGCGCGGCAGCGCTCGCGAGCGGCCAAACGCTCGCCAGCAGCAGAAACGGAATACAACGCAGAAGTGTGTTCAAAGGCTTCTGGCCTCAACAGGGGATTTACCTTAGCGTTTACTCACAGGCGTGGGAATATTTTCGCCTGTCAGCCGTATTTGAAGCAGCGCGATGTCTGAGCCCACCGCCGCGTTCAGGAAAGAATTGGTAGCTCTGCTGCCCCGATTGCGCCGCTTCGCGGCTGCACTCGTCGGGTCACGCGATGGCGCCGAGGATTTGCTGCAAACGGCGATCGAAAAGGCAATGCGCAATGCGGGGACGTTCGAGACGGGGAGGCGGCTAGACTCTTGGGTCTATAAAATCATGCAGAACACATGGCTCGACAGCCGCCGCGCGGAAGCGAAGCGGTTGACGGGTGAGGGCGAAACCCTCGATCCGCCGTACGAAGACGGCCGTAACATCATCGAAGCGCGCGACGATCTGCGTCAGGCCAGCACGGCGTTTGCACGGCTGCCCGGAGATCAACGCGCGGTGCTGACCTTGGTGGTGCTTGATGGGCTCTCTTACAAAGAGGCAGCGGAAGCTCTGAATGTGCCAATCGGCACCGTCATGAGCCGGCTTGGACGCGCGCGTGCGTCCATCGCCGCGAGTCTTCGCCAAGGAGCGCGTTTGGATTCGGTTTGGGAACGTC
This window of the alpha proteobacterium U9-1i genome carries:
- a CDS encoding general secretion pathway protein K — its product is MMLVAAVTIAALALAVMVAARAQTDLGPALRRLSDEVRLEAAAQTAEARVAFLLTTEPVGLAAIEVGGDRNLAQDAAAAETRRGIDTGAVIRVRLDGLGYGVQLGQAQALVSIQDEAGLLNLNAADETATRALLAYAGAARVAPLAAALVDYIDADDLQRASGAEADDYARAGLAGPANAPLRTRTTALEVLGWRAELSGASRGPFFNWTSAQPATQALNVNTAPAEVLRARLNLDARTTRTLIAHRERTPFLSLDEIEGFAGAQTRADAAPIGIAPGTRFRITTRLINARGGAQSIHESQLVVANGESSQPVYWRQGAVRREDRGAVSRGMMNGIEFLPNGRANFPS
- a CDS encoding general secretion pathway protein D — protein: MEAFAPRCGELVTQSSARFPLRLTAALAAALAVQGCAAFPRLQAAPQRWLLSARSDAADARNTPRGGAVEVLQNAPATTQTPIPSAGASDEQIAALIADREIEATLPPQPLPQFIDTVFGQLLQVPYVTGPGVSQREDIVAVRGPNAMSGRQFFALVQMTLEQYGLAVQIDRGAVRIIADDVLSGRSPVFIRTRTLPDTPAYSRPVVQFFAVSSLDVRSLVELMDQVYPNRGAVRFSVREDTNTLLISGSAREVASAAAVISELDRPRFAAGEIARVQPTYMSVDELSDALSRTLTAEGYVVTGVRAPDGAGAITLLSIAQANQMLVFANDPALFARALYWIQQLDQASALGDRDGVFIYDVRNTSAEELGQLIAQVSPGEAQGGGAVNNPPEVAVRRVDGQRIGQRFDPNQAGAATTLGAFTIDPAGNRILFRGSPSEFAHARSLLEQLDTPPLQVMVELTVAEVTLTDETRFGIEWFLQSSSNDGTLNLDTRGGSTRQQGGLGATATHIFSRGTVQAALNAFASNQNLNILSTPRLVARSGSSAEILIGTDVPIITSQRAADTQAGGDTDILQTVQYRQTGVILNVRPIVYGDRIDIELYQEVSSQEPNDNSSIASPLILNRSVSTQLSLQEGMTAVIGGMMQDSYSRNQRGVPALKDIPFLGSAFRSDTVDGSKVELVILVTPYIIRDADEMADLADLYSRSVNRQLSRRGPQVYTLYPWRPPFSAPVNHRARPRADAELENGVASAVEVDAAPTESPPAEQAPEPQQLAPSGEPVT
- a CDS encoding general secretion pathway protein G — its product is MAARINFKRRRRDGRAGELGYSLLEVLIVLAIIALVAALVGPRLIAQLDRSKVTAARVQITALMSSMETMRIDLGRYPTESEGLDLLVRAPNGESDGVWAGPYLDAGVPEDPWGRPYVYEPPANLNARPRIASLGADGEPGGEDIAADISVGDPP
- a CDS encoding RNA polymerase sigma-54 factor RpoN, with the translated sequence MRRFAAALVGSRDGAEDLLQTAIEKAMRNAGTFETGRRLDSWVYKIMQNTWLDSRRAEAKRLTGEGETLDPPYEDGRNIIEARDDLRQASTAFARLPGDQRAVLTLVVLDGLSYKEAAEALNVPIGTVMSRLGRARASIAASLRQGARLDSVWERRNGE